TCTTTCCTTCCGCCCCTGTCCGCTTGGGAATCTTCGGACAAAACGGATACGATCACGGATTGGAAAAACGGAGAGATCCGCAAAACGGTGGAAAGACAACTTCCCCGGATCGTCTTTCATCCGAATGATCCGGATTACAACCGGGAGGGAACCGCTAAAAATCTCACCGAAGCCAGAAATATCGCCAAAGAAGCCTTACGCGAGGAACTGAAGAAATACCTATTTCGAGGAATGGAAAACCTCAGACTGGATTCGAACCAATTGCTGAAGGAAAAAATCGGCAAGGACGAGACATTCCGGGAAATCTTCCAGGAATTGTACGAAAAGGATCCGATAGAAATCGAAAATCGATACCGGGAAAACCGCCTAATCGCCACGGGAACCCTTCCCCTGAAAGGTCCGAAAGGAGTTTATTCCCATCTACTTCTTCCCTACTCTTCGGAATCATTTCCCGAAATTCATCCGGCACTTCTTCCTACGGATTCCTATACCGGACTCATCGTGGACGCAAGGCACTTGCCCCTAGAGCCGGCGCTTTTCCCCGAAATACGCAACGAGGACGGAGTCACCCTGTATTCTCCTCTCTTCCTGAAAAAAGGGACGATCACGAATAACGGTTTTGCGATCTATCTTTCCGATCCGAAGGAAGCGATGAAACGGGGAATTTCCGGAGACAAACCCTATCTAACGACAGCCTTGTCCGTTTCCGGAAAGTATCCAGTAGATCTGGTGATTTCGAACGAAGACGGGGAGAGAATCCTAGCCTCTCCCAAAACGAGAGAGGCTTTACGGAAAGGGAAAGTGATTATTTTACTTGCGAAACAAGGGAAGTAAAGACTTCCTCCGCTTTCTTATAAGATTGGGAAAAAAGATAGGCATAGCCTAGATCCAGAAGTTCCTTTTCGGAAAGTTGCTTCTTTCTTTTTTCGTATTCCGAAATGTTTCGGATCATAGGTTCGTATTCTGCTACCTTATCCTCGTAACTCGGAATTTCTCCGGCCCCGGGAAGTTTTTCCAGAATTTCCTTTGCCTCCTCGAATTTTCCCAAATGAACGAGACAAAGCCCCAGAGCCGCCAAAACATCCCGGTCTTCTCTGAGTAGATGGCTGTTTCTTTTAAAGGATTCGAGAGCCTCTCCGAAACGACGCATATGGTACAAGGAAAAGAATTCCAGTCCCGCAAAGAAATCGTCCTGAAAGAGAGTCTTGTAGATCTGGATCAGATCCAAAGCGAACTTGTAATTGCCGGCTTCCTCGCAGGTCTTGATTCCGGTTTTTAGGATGGAATAGGAAATCGGAGAAGAGGAGGCCTTAAAATATTCGTGAAACAGAATCGCCGCTTCCCTAGGCCGTCCGTTGGACCGATGAAGATACGCCCCGAGGAGAGGAGTCAATACCGTCTTTCCTTCCAACGGGAAATTATTCGCGGTATCCGCTCCGGTTTCGAATTGGCTGATCGCGCTTAAATGATGGATAAAAACGTTACTCGGGTGCCGCTCCGCAGCCAGGGAAACTTCCTCGTATGCCCCGGTTTCGAAAAGTTCCCACACGGATTCTTCCAAAGATACGGAATGGGAAATCGCTGAACTCTTGGCCATAGTGATAATATCCTCTATTCCTGGTATCGGAGAGGATTTTGATTTTCAGCGTTTTTTTTCCGAAAGAAAAACCGTTTCCAAGAGCATTTAAGGATAAAGTCTTTCCATCATCCGGGGGAAGGGAATGCATTCCCGGATATGCGAAAGGCCGCAAATCCAGGCGATCAACCGTTCCGATCCCAACCCGAATCCGGAATGAGGAACGGATCCGTACTTGCGCAATTCCAAGTACCATTCGTACGACTCCACGGGCAGTTTTTCCTCCTCCAATCTTTTTACGATATTGGAATAGTTCTCCTCCCGTTCGGAACCTCCGATGATTTCCCCCACTCCGTCAGGAGCGATGAGATCCGCATTCAAGACCGTACGAGGGTCCTCCGGATTCACTTTCATGTAAAAGGCCTTGGCTTCCCTAGGATATTTCTGTATGAAAACCGGTCCTCCGTACTTTCGAACCAACATCTGCTCTCGCTCCGAATTGATATCGTCTCCCCACACGATGTCTTCCTTTTCCGATCGGAGAAACTCCAGCGCATCCTTGTAATCGATCCGAGGAAACTGCCTTTCCATATATTCCAATAGAGGTCCGGGGTCCCGCTCTAATACTTTCAATTCCGGAAGACAAGCTTGCACGGTTTGCTTTACGACGGTTTGGATAAAGTCTTCCTGCAATTCCATGTTTTGTTCGTGAGAAACGAAGGCGCTCTCCACTTCCAACATCCAAAATTCCGTTAGGTGCCTTCTCGTTTTACTTTTTTCCGCCCGAAAGGTAGGACCGAAACAATACACCTTGTTGTGGGCGAAGATGGCTGTCTCCAGATAAAGTTGGCCCGTCTGCGCCAAGTACGCGCTCCCTAAATCGAAATACTCCGTGGAAAAAAGCGTCCCCGCAGATTCCCCTATGGAGCCCGTCAATATGGGAGTGTCGATCAGGGTGAATTTCCGTTCGTGAAAATACTTCCGGATGGAAAAGGACAGCTCGTCCCTGACTCTCAGAATGGCAAGTTGACGACTGGACCGCAACCAAAGATGACGTTGGGATAATAGAAAGTCTATTCCGTGATCTTTCGGAGTAATGGGATAATTTTCCGACTCCCCGATCTTTCGAAAAGATTCCAAAACCAATTCGTATCCGATCGGAGATTTTTCGTTCTCCACCAGCTTTCCTGTGACGGAAAGGGAAGTTTCCTGCTTGAGATGTTTGACTTCGGAAAAGGTCTCTTCCCCTAGCAGTTCCTTTTCCGCGAGGACTTGCAGAATTCTTCCCGAATTCCTAAGGCTTAAAAATTGTCTGGCGTTCGAACCCCTGATTCCGTGTACCCAGCCTTGGATCTTTACAAGCTGTCCCCGGTATTCTGATAGTTCGTTTAAGGAAATCGTTTTGGGTTCGGACATGGATCGTATTTTAGCTCCAAGGCAGGACTGAAAAGGATTATTTTGGAATGACATTCAAGGACGAAAGGAAATCCTGATTCTATGGATCCCAGGCTGTTAGACGGCAAAAAACTCTCCCAAAAAATCAAAGATTCGATCGCGGAGGAAATCCGACAGATGGTGGCGGCGGGAAAAAATCCCCCGAAGTTAGCGACCATTCTCGTCGGGAGCAATCCGGCTTCCGAAACCTACGTCAGTATGAAAGTAAAAGCCTGTCATTCCGTGGGAATGCTCTCCGAAAAAATCGAACTCCCGGAATCCACGACCACCGAGGAACTCTTGAATGTCATCGACCGGTTGAACGCGGATCGGAACACTCACGGAATTCTATTGCAACACCCTTGTCCTCATCAGATCGACGAACGCGCGGCATTCGATCGGATCTCTTTGCAAAAGGACGTAGACGGAGTGACCACTCTTTCTTTCGGGAAACTCTCCATGGGAGTGGAGACCTTTCTCCCCTGCACTCCTTACGGTATGATCCTCTTATTGCGGGAATACGGAATCTCTCCGGAAGGAAAACGGGCGGCGGTGGTCGGAAGATCGCCGATTCTAGGAAAACCGATGGCCATGCTCTTAACGGAAATGAATGCCACGGTCACGCTTTGTCATTCTAAAACGAAAGGTTTAGAAGAAATCGTCCGTAACTCCGACATCGTCGTAGGCGCCGTAGGCAAACCGGAATTCGTAAAAGCTTCCTGGATCAAGCCCGGTGCGGTTCTCCTCGACGCGGGATACAATCCGGGAAACGTAGGGGATATAGAGATTTCCAAAGCCAAAGAAATCTCCTCCTATTATACTCCGGTGCCGGGTGGAGTCGGTCCCATGACCATAGCCGTCCTTCTACTCCAGACTTTGTATTCCGCAAAAGATCACTTTACACCCCCGCTAAAGTGAAAACGATGTATCCCTAATGGCTATCAGTTTCGACGAATGCTTCCAAACCTATCCCACTTTCCAGCCTCCGGCGGATCTGGACGAATTTTGGACGGAAGCGATTCGGGAACTCAAAGGTTTTCCGGTCAAAAACCAGACCAAGGCCTTGTTGAAAGGAACCATACTTAAAGAAACCATTTATGATATTTCCTTCCAATCCTACGGAAACGCCACCTTAACCGGAAGCCTCGTCATTCCGCGGAAACGGGGAGACCTTCCCGTACTGGTATACTTTCATGATTACGCCAAAGACCGTCCTCAGATCATCAAAGGATTGACGGAAGCGGGAATCGCACAAATGATCCTGGACCTGAGAGGTCACGGCGCCCAACTCATTCGCCCCGTACTGAAGGAAGGGGAACTTCCCGATCCGGATTGGACTCCCGGTTATTTCCGCAAAGGTCTGGAAGCGAAAGAATCGTTTTTTCTAAAAGCAATGTACCTGGATGTCATCCGGACCATAGAGTTTTTGAGGTTAACGGACGGAATCGACGGGGAAAAAATCATTCTCGCAGGAAAGGGCTTAGGCGCCTCCATGTCCCTCTTCGGAGCGGCCCATTCCAATCGGGTAAAAGGAATCATTCTAGAAACGCCTAACTTCTGTTATATCGAGGATGCCCAATTGAAATTGGGAACGAACTGGAACAAGGAAATCTCCGAACAGTTGGCGGCTTCGAAATCCAAGAAGACGGTTTTACGTAAAAACCTTTCCTATTTCGATACCTTGAATTTTTCCAAAAAGATCAAGGTTCCCACATTAGTCTCCGTCGGAATGGAAGATCGGGTTTCCCATCCGAAATCCGTCTTTGCCCTTTTCAACCATATACAAGGCGATAAAAGAATGCAGGTATATCCGACGGAAGGCAACGAGGCAGGCATTGCGGGAGACAAACAGAATCTTGCAAATCTGGAATTCGCCAAAGAAATCCTGATTTCCGAATGAGAGAGGTTCGGTTCCATAACACTCTTAGCGGGAAAAAGGAACCTTTTTTACCCCAAGACAAAAATAAGGTCCGGATCTATTCCTGCGGTCCTACGGTTTACAACTTCGCACATATAGGAAACCTACGCGCTTTTTTATTCGTGGATCTGTTACGTCGTTCTTTGCGGGCTTTGGGATTCGTCCCGGAGATGACCATGAACATCACCGACATAGACGACAAGATCATACGCGAGTCCATCTCTTCCGGACAAAGCATCCAGGAATTCACTCGTCCCTGGACCGAGGCGTTTTTCCAGGATCTAGATACGGTGGGAATCCAAAGGCTGGAACACTATCCGAAGGCGACGGATTCCGTCCCCGAGATGGTGGAGATCATTCGTCTCTTACGGGAAAAAGGTCTGGTCTACGAAAAGGAAGGAAGCCTCTACTATTCCATTTCGAAATTTTCCGGATACGGCAAACTTTCCCATATCGACTCGACGGGGATGAAAACCGGCACCAGGTACGACACCGACGAGTATGAAAAGGACGACGTCCGCGATTTCGTCTTATGGAAATCCCCGAAGCTGGAAGGAGAAGCGTTCTGGGATACGGACCTCGGCAAAGGCAGACCGGGATGGCACCTGGAATGTTCCGCCATGATCCGTAAAATCTACGGTTCCGGGATAGACATTCATACGGGAGGCGTGGATCTCACCTTCCCCCATCACGAAAACGAAATCGCGCAGAGCGAAGGCGCATATCCAAATGAGTCCTTCGTAAAATACTGGCTCCACTCGGAACACCTTCTCGTAAACGGCGAAAAGATGTCCAAATCCAAAGGAAATTTTTTTACTCTCAGAGACCTTTTGCAAAAAGGAGCCGATCCGAAAGCGCTTCGCTTTTTGCTCTTAGGAACGCATTACAGGAGCAAACTGAATTTTACCTTCGATCGTCTGGAAGAAGCGGACCAAGCGGTTCACCGTATCCAGGCTTGCCTCGATCGTTTATTAAAGGAGAAAGAAACGCCAAGTCTCTCACCCGACGACGCTTCCCCGATTCCGACTCTGGAGCTTTGGGAGCAGATGCTGGATTCTCTTGCCGATGATCTGAATGTTTCCAAATTTCTGGCCTACGTATATGAAGCCGTAAAATCCTTAAACCAAAGACTGGACAAACGATCTCTTGCGGGTCCGCAGGTGGAAGCCGCTCTGGAATTCTTCCGCAAAGTGGACGGAATTCTCGGAATCCTGGAATTCGAATGGAAACCGGAAACCTTGGACTCCGAGATAGACGAACTCGTGCAAAAGAGACAGGAAGCCAGAAAGAATAAGGACTTTGCCCTCTCCGACCAAATCAGAGATAGGCTAAACGAATTGGGAATTATAGTGGAAGATACCAAAGACGGATTAAGGTGGAAAAGAAAGTGAGTCGGTCGGATTTTATATACGGCAAGAGGAACATTTCGGAAAACTTGGTCCGACATCTCGAGTTAGGATCCGAGCTTTCCTTTCGGGAAGTCTGGGTAAAGGCGAATCCCAACCAAGAATTAAAGGAAATCCTAAAACGACTTCCGAAACATGTCAAAGTCAACGAAGTCTCCTTAAGCAAATTGGATCAGCTCGTTCCGGGTTGCAACCACCAAGGAATCATCGCCCAAAGAATTCTACTTCATAGCGGAGATAAAAAATCCTTCGAAGAGCATTTGAAATCCTGTAAGGGACCTATCCTAATTCCGGACCGGATCCAAGACCCTGGCAACTTGGGAAACATACTTAGGACGGCCGAATGCTTCGGAATCGAGACCGTGTTGATCCCGGATCGGGAATCTTCCGGAATCACGCCGGTAGTGGAAAAAACTGCCTCGGGAGCTCTGGCCTACTTACAAGTGTTTCGTGTGGGAAATCTCGCTCAGCTTCTGGACAAATTAAAGAAACGGAATTTTTGGGTAGTTTCGACCGCCGACCAAGGAAGCGAAGATTGGTCCAAGGTTCCTGCTTGGGAGGACCTGGTCATCCTGATGGGAAACGAAGGGGAAGGAGTCAAAAGAATCCTTCTGGAGAAATCCGATTTCGTTTTACGGATCCCTCTTCACGGTCATATTTCCTCTCTGAACGTCACAGTGGCGACCGGGATCGTTCTGGACAGACTCAAGAATCGCCCTCTTCCGTAATCCGATCGTCATCGGAACGGACGTTTTTCTACGCTATCCGTACGTTTTTACTGCTTGCGAAAGCGCTGCGAGTCATGCGACTCTTAAGAAATGTTCGGACATCTCTCCTATGGGATCTGCCTCCTCCTATTGATTTTCATCGGCTTTCCTGCCTGCAAGGTGCATGACTTAAAAGCCAAGTTAACGCCCCACCATCACGAATCGGCTACGGACAAACTGATCAATTATATCCTTTTCGAATATTATACGGAAACGAACCATGCCTTATACCGGTACGTCAACATTCTCAGTCCGGTACCGGCCACTAAATCCCAGATCAACGCGGATTTTTTCGGCGATCCTTCCGTCGGACAGGTTTCCGGAAAAACGAAGCTGATATTCATCCACGGTTGGGATTTTACGGAGCGGAACACGGATCCCCCTACCGACAAATACACGAAGGTGACAAAGCTTCTCGGCACCTGGAACCAGGCCTTGGAATTTGCCGATAATAACGTATCCAATGTGTATTCTAATTATGAAATATACGTTTTTACTTATAGAACTTCCGATTACGTCGCCAACAACGGAAGAAGGTTCATAGACACATTAAATACCTATTTTGCCACTGCAGATAAGGTGATCATCCTGGCGCATTCGATGGGTGGCTTGGTATCTAGGGCGGCCCTGTATCATCCGAACAATACGAAGGATGTCATAGATAATATTGTCAGTCTGGGAACTCCTTATTACGGATCTCCCTTTGCCTCTCCTCAATACCAGAACAACGATCTTTCCTCCATAGGAAGTATCGTCGGATTCGTCACCGGCACTCCGGGCGGAAAGGATTTAGGTTACACGAATGGGGGCACATTAGGTTCGAATCCGCTTCCGGGCCAAACGATTTCCGGCTCCTACAATCCTTATCTGGAAAGTCTACTAGGACAAACGTTTAGGGACTCCAAGGTTTCGGTCTATTACGGAGATTTGGCCGGATCCTGCTCTGGGCATGACGTGATTTATGCCAGTGGTTGCCTCATTCTGAACTCGACTAGCCCTCAGTTTCCGAACACCGACGGAATCGTGTCCACCTATTCCGGCCAACTTTACGGTAATCCGGTGGCGGGGAGATTCTCCCAATCAGGGTTCGACCATTCCCAAATGTCCTTCCGAAACCCCGCCAACCCTTCCAGTACGGCCGCCGTCCAGACTTTCTTTTCCACCGTAATCACCTATACCAACGGTCTCTAAAAGACCCCGAAGACCGAAAATCGGGCACGCGATCAAAGCCTGACTTTGATCCCCATTTCCCGCATGTTTTTTTTGGTTTCCTCAATGGTGTATTCCCCGAAATGGAAGATGGACGCCGCGAGTACCGCATCTGCCTTTCCCCTCAGTATCGCTTCCACCATGTGCTCCGGATTTCCCGCTCCGCCGCTAGCTATAACAGGTATTTCTAAATTAGAAGAAAATGATTTTAAAAGAACGATATCGAAACCTTTTTTGGTCCCGTCCCTATCCATGGAAGTCAACAGGATTTCTCCGGCCCCCCTTTCCTGGGCTTCCCTACCCCAGTCCAGAGCCTCCCGACCCGTTTCCGTACGCCCCCCGTGCAGAAAGACCTCGTATCTATCCCTTTCCTTGTGGAATTTCACGTCCACTGCGCAAACGATGCATTGCGATCCGTAAATTTCTGCGGAAGCGGTAAGTAATTCCGGATGCTGGTACGCGGCGGTATTGATGGAAACCTTATCCGCCCCTTTTTCCAAAACCGCCCTTACATCTTCCAGAGTCCGGATTCCACCGCCTACGGTAAAAGGGATAAAAATACGTTCCGCGACGGCTTCCACGAGATGAATTAAAATATTTCTCTTGTCACTGGACGCAGTGATGTCCAAGAAACAAAGTTCATCCGCGAGATTGGTCTCGTACACCACTGCGGATTCGACCGGATCTCCGGCATCCACTAGATTCACGAAATTGACGCCTTTGACGACACGCCCGTCCTTGATATCCAGGCAGGGAATGATTCGAGCCGTCAATTCGCTCATCGGATCGTATCCGGTAAATCGACCTTAGGATCGATCCGAGAAGAGAGAGCCTGCACAAACGAGAAGATTTTCCCTTCCCCCAATTCCGGTCCGGTCACTTGTAACCCGATCGGAAGTCCCTGGGAATCCTTTCCGACCGGAAGAGATATGGCGGGAACTCCAGCCAAATTCACGGACGTGGTCAGAATATCCGCCTTATACATTTGGATCGGATCCGAAGTTTTTTCTCCGATCTTAAACGCCGTGGTGGGAGAAGTCGGCTGCAATACCAAATCCACTTTGGAGAAATATCCTTCGTATTCTTTCCGAATAAGCACTCTTGCTTTCTGGGCTCTTCCATAGTAAGCGTCGTAATACCCTGCCGAGAGAGAGAACGTACCTAACAATATCCTTCTTTTGACTTCGGGTCCGAAACCTTCGCTGCGACTGGCTACGTACAGATCTTCCAATTTTCCCGCAAGATCCTTTCTGGATCCGAAACGTATACCGTCAAAACGGGAAAGATTCGAAGAACATTCCGCAGTCGCAATGATGTAATAGATCGGAATCGCCGAACCTAATTTCGAAAAATCCAACTCGATCAGCTCGGCCCCTTCGGCCTTCAATTTCTCTAGAACCTCGGAATACGCTTTTGCCACTTCAGGGGAGATTTCGGAACTCATCTTCATGACTCCCAACTTCAAACCTTGAATCTTCAAGGATTGCTGTTTAGAAGGATCATAGGAGGAAATATTCCTGGAGCTGGCGTCTCTAGGATCCTTTCCGGAGATCACGGAATACACATCCACGACTCCCTGCAAATCCTTGGACAAAGGTCCGATCTGGTCCAAGCTAGACGCATACGCCACCAACCCGTATCTGGAAACGGTTCCGTACGTGGGTTTCAGTCCGTAGATCCCGCAAAGGGAAGCCGGCTGCCGAATCGATCCGCCGGTATCCGATCCCAAAGCGACCGGAACCATAGACGCGGCGACGGCAGCTGCGGATCCTCCTGAGGAACCTCCCGGAATCCGAGTCGTATCGAACGGATTCGTAGTCACCTGGTAAGCCGAATTTTCGGTGGAAGATCCCATGGCGAATTCGTCCATGTTCGTCCTCGGAAACAGTACGAATCCTTTTTCCAAGAGCCGTTCCACTACGGTCGCGTTGAACGGAGAACGATAATTCTCCAGAATACGCGAAGCGCAAGTGGTGAGCATGTTCGCCACACAGATATTGTCCTTGATTCCGATCGGAATACCGTCGAACTCGGAGAGTGGCTTTCCGTTTTTTCTCCTTTCCGTACTTTCGGATGCGGCTTTGAGTACGAACTCTTTTTCGTAGGAAAGGAAGGCCTGTATTTTCGGATCGACCGACTCGATCCTTTCCCAAAGGGATTCCGCCAATTCTGTTGGAGTGAATTCCCCCGAATTGAGTCCGCTTTTTACCTGAGAATAATCCAATTTCCAGAGGGTTTTCATGTCTCGATCACCTTCGGTACTACGAAATAACCGTTTTGAAAGTTAGGGGCAAAGGATTCGATCTCTTGGCGAGTCAATCCGTATTCGATCTTGTCATGCCGCACCGAATTTCCCGAATTTGGATACAGGTCATCCTCCGTGATAGAGCTCACGTCCAGCTCCTTGATCGTATCCACGTAATTTAGGATTTTATTAAAATCTTGGAGAAACGGTCCGACCTCTTCGGAGCGTATCCTAAGTTTAGCCAGGTCTGCGATCTTTTTCAGGGATTCTTCGTTTAAATTCACGAGTTCGTTTTCTCCTTTTTCCCGGATCCTTATCAATAGGCGTTTTTATCCATCAACCCCATAAAAGGAGTGAGAAGAATGATCTTAATGTCTAGCCATAAGGACCAATTTTCGATATAATAGATATCCGCCGCTATCCTTTCCTCGATCGAGGTATCTCCCCTAAGTCCCTTCACCTGAGCCAATCCGGTGATTCCGGCCTTTACGGCGTGTCTCCGCATATAATGCCTATGATCGCTCTTGAATTTTTCTACAAAGTGAGGGCGTTCCGGTCGGGGACCCACGACGGACATATCCCCCAAGAGCACGTTAAAAAACTGCGGGGTTTCGTCAAGGGAGGTCTTTCTCATGATTTTCCCGATTTTCGTGACCCTTGGGTCGTTTTGGACGGTCCAAGTGGTTTCTGACCTGGATTTTTCCTGGACGACCATACTTCTGAATTTGATCATCCGGAAACTTTTATTGTCCAACCCAACCCTTTCCTGCATATAAAACACGGGACCTTCGGAGGTCAATTTAATGAGAATCGCCAGAACAAGATAGAACGGAGAGAAGAACAGGATAAAGACTAGAGAGAAAAGGATGTCGAAACTCCTCTTAATGAATCGATTGTATCCCAAACGAATCGGAATATTCCGGATGCTGATGACAGGGAGTCCGTCCATTTCATCCACCCGCCCCTTAGCGGTGATGAACTCCTGGAATCCCGGGATCACTTTCAGATCGATTCCCTCCGTATCGCAGGAATCCAAAACGTCCTGTAGATATTCCCCTTCCTCGTTGTTCAACGCATAGACGACAAGATCCGGTTTTACTTCCTCCAGAACTTTTTCGATTTTTTCGGCTTTTCCCAAAACCTTCATCTCTTTCCGAAGAGGTTTTACATTCTTACCGGAAACGTATCCCACGATCTGGTAGCCGTAGATTTGGTGACGAAGAACGGAGTCGGCAAAACGACAGGCGGTTTGTCTGACTCCGATCACGAGCACCCTACGCAGATTGTATCCCTTACTCCTAAGATATCTCAGGACCTGTCTGGTCAGAAAATGGAGAATAGTGGTCGAAAAAATATTCGTACCGGCGAATGCAAGAATGAAGGTCCGGGAAAACCTTTCGCTCCCGAGATCTCCGCGGAAAAAGAAAAGCAATGAAAGAACCAAAAGCAGGTTCAGAAACACCCCGCCGAAAATCACCAAAAACTCGTCGGCAAAGGAGAGACCTCGTCTCGGATGATACAGGTCCACCGAAAGGAAGACCAATACTTGCGATAAGGAAAGCAGAAGGGAAAGGATCGCGTAACTTTCCGTATCCACATACGACCGATCAACTCCGCTCGGGTCCAGAAGATGGAACCTCAGAAAGAAAGCGAACAAGCAGCTTCCCAAGGAAAAAATCACATCCAGGAACACGAACAGAAGTTTAAAAGTCTGACTCCTCTCTTTAAGCATTTGTCACTCCGAATCCACTCCGTCCAGAGCGCCGGCCCGCAAAGGACGTTTTTTGAACCGATAAATACGCATCCTTGTCAACTGAGAGGTATCTTCCGTCCCTATGGTCAGGTCCGTCAAGGAAACGGAAAAGAATATGGACTGGTCGTAAAAGGTCACCTGGCTGGCCCCGGTGGTTCCTCCCGGGACCGAGCGCAAATCGCTACTCAAGCCCAGTTTTAAATTCATGGTATGCAGATTGTATTTGATCACGCCCATGACCCGGTTGATGTTCAGAGCGGTGCTCCTCTGAGCCTGGGTTCCGTTGACTCCCGTTCCGTTGGCCAGATCCTGCCAAATGTTGGTGGAATTCATATTCATGGAGGTAAAAGGCGCCGTAGGGTCCTTATCCACGATATATCTTT
The genomic region above belongs to Leptospira fletcheri and contains:
- a CDS encoding tetratricopeptide repeat protein produces the protein MAKSSAISHSVSLEESVWELFETGAYEEVSLAAERHPSNVFIHHLSAISQFETGADTANNFPLEGKTVLTPLLGAYLHRSNGRPREAAILFHEYFKASSSPISYSILKTGIKTCEEAGNYKFALDLIQIYKTLFQDDFFAGLEFFSLYHMRRFGEALESFKRNSHLLREDRDVLAALGLCLVHLGKFEEAKEILEKLPGAGEIPSYEDKVAEYEPMIRNISEYEKRKKQLSEKELLDLGYAYLFSQSYKKAEEVFTSLVSQVK
- the asnS gene encoding asparagine--tRNA ligase, producing MSEPKTISLNELSEYRGQLVKIQGWVHGIRGSNARQFLSLRNSGRILQVLAEKELLGEETFSEVKHLKQETSLSVTGKLVENEKSPIGYELVLESFRKIGESENYPITPKDHGIDFLLSQRHLWLRSSRQLAILRVRDELSFSIRKYFHERKFTLIDTPILTGSIGESAGTLFSTEYFDLGSAYLAQTGQLYLETAIFAHNKVYCFGPTFRAEKSKTRRHLTEFWMLEVESAFVSHEQNMELQEDFIQTVVKQTVQACLPELKVLERDPGPLLEYMERQFPRIDYKDALEFLRSEKEDIVWGDDINSEREQMLVRKYGGPVFIQKYPREAKAFYMKVNPEDPRTVLNADLIAPDGVGEIIGGSEREENYSNIVKRLEEEKLPVESYEWYLELRKYGSVPHSGFGLGSERLIAWICGLSHIRECIPFPRMMERLYP
- the folD gene encoding bifunctional methylenetetrahydrofolate dehydrogenase/methenyltetrahydrofolate cyclohydrolase FolD produces the protein MDPRLLDGKKLSQKIKDSIAEEIRQMVAAGKNPPKLATILVGSNPASETYVSMKVKACHSVGMLSEKIELPESTTTEELLNVIDRLNADRNTHGILLQHPCPHQIDERAAFDRISLQKDVDGVTTLSFGKLSMGVETFLPCTPYGMILLLREYGISPEGKRAAVVGRSPILGKPMAMLLTEMNATVTLCHSKTKGLEEIVRNSDIVVGAVGKPEFVKASWIKPGAVLLDAGYNPGNVGDIEISKAKEISSYYTPVPGGVGPMTIAVLLLQTLYSAKDHFTPPLK
- a CDS encoding acetylxylan esterase gives rise to the protein MAISFDECFQTYPTFQPPADLDEFWTEAIRELKGFPVKNQTKALLKGTILKETIYDISFQSYGNATLTGSLVIPRKRGDLPVLVYFHDYAKDRPQIIKGLTEAGIAQMILDLRGHGAQLIRPVLKEGELPDPDWTPGYFRKGLEAKESFFLKAMYLDVIRTIEFLRLTDGIDGEKIILAGKGLGASMSLFGAAHSNRVKGIILETPNFCYIEDAQLKLGTNWNKEISEQLAASKSKKTVLRKNLSYFDTLNFSKKIKVPTLVSVGMEDRVSHPKSVFALFNHIQGDKRMQVYPTEGNEAGIAGDKQNLANLEFAKEILISE
- the cysS gene encoding cysteine--tRNA ligase; translation: MREVRFHNTLSGKKEPFLPQDKNKVRIYSCGPTVYNFAHIGNLRAFLFVDLLRRSLRALGFVPEMTMNITDIDDKIIRESISSGQSIQEFTRPWTEAFFQDLDTVGIQRLEHYPKATDSVPEMVEIIRLLREKGLVYEKEGSLYYSISKFSGYGKLSHIDSTGMKTGTRYDTDEYEKDDVRDFVLWKSPKLEGEAFWDTDLGKGRPGWHLECSAMIRKIYGSGIDIHTGGVDLTFPHHENEIAQSEGAYPNESFVKYWLHSEHLLVNGEKMSKSKGNFFTLRDLLQKGADPKALRFLLLGTHYRSKLNFTFDRLEEADQAVHRIQACLDRLLKEKETPSLSPDDASPIPTLELWEQMLDSLADDLNVSKFLAYVYEAVKSLNQRLDKRSLAGPQVEAALEFFRKVDGILGILEFEWKPETLDSEIDELVQKRQEARKNKDFALSDQIRDRLNELGIIVEDTKDGLRWKRK
- the rlmB gene encoding 23S rRNA (guanosine(2251)-2'-O)-methyltransferase RlmB, translating into MEKKVSRSDFIYGKRNISENLVRHLELGSELSFREVWVKANPNQELKEILKRLPKHVKVNEVSLSKLDQLVPGCNHQGIIAQRILLHSGDKKSFEEHLKSCKGPILIPDRIQDPGNLGNILRTAECFGIETVLIPDRESSGITPVVEKTASGALAYLQVFRVGNLAQLLDKLKKRNFWVVSTADQGSEDWSKVPAWEDLVILMGNEGEGVKRILLEKSDFVLRIPLHGHISSLNVTVATGIVLDRLKNRPLP
- a CDS encoding esterase/lipase family protein; translated protein: MFGHLSYGICLLLLIFIGFPACKVHDLKAKLTPHHHESATDKLINYILFEYYTETNHALYRYVNILSPVPATKSQINADFFGDPSVGQVSGKTKLIFIHGWDFTERNTDPPTDKYTKVTKLLGTWNQALEFADNNVSNVYSNYEIYVFTYRTSDYVANNGRRFIDTLNTYFATADKVIILAHSMGGLVSRAALYHPNNTKDVIDNIVSLGTPYYGSPFASPQYQNNDLSSIGSIVGFVTGTPGGKDLGYTNGGTLGSNPLPGQTISGSYNPYLESLLGQTFRDSKVSVYYGDLAGSCSGHDVIYASGCLILNSTSPQFPNTDGIVSTYSGQLYGNPVAGRFSQSGFDHSQMSFRNPANPSSTAAVQTFFSTVITYTNGL
- the hisF gene encoding imidazole glycerol phosphate synthase subunit HisF; this translates as MSELTARIIPCLDIKDGRVVKGVNFVNLVDAGDPVESAVVYETNLADELCFLDITASSDKRNILIHLVEAVAERIFIPFTVGGGIRTLEDVRAVLEKGADKVSINTAAYQHPELLTASAEIYGSQCIVCAVDVKFHKERDRYEVFLHGGRTETGREALDWGREAQERGAGEILLTSMDRDGTKKGFDIVLLKSFSSNLEIPVIASGGAGNPEHMVEAILRGKADAVLAASIFHFGEYTIEETKKNMREMGIKVRL